tagttgagtgttttcagctaagagtgaataggcccctcgacgggcccatctgcagtaagaggctactgtgtCAGGTTGCAAATAATATGTTCGTGTATATGCTGTGTTTTTGTTGATACACTTTGTGGTTAAGAAATGAATGTATCGTGAAAATGTGTATTTCCCTGCAAAGACAGAGAGGACAAATTTACTGTGACCGCCTACGAGGCCAATGATAACTACGAGAGTTTGTCTTTGGACCATGGTGTCCCATGTTGATACAAGGAAGATGTGGGTGGGATGGGTGGGGGATAACTGGTCCCTTCCATTATcaaaacggtagggcactgggttactacaccagcggcccgggttcaattccgacaCAAGTCATTTggcgatccttccctgtctctcttccactgtcctgtcaaaaataaaggcaatatatatacagtataataatatataaaatcTCTGTCCTctatttgtgcttgtggcctcacgctttGCTAACTCCCCACCTCCCTGCTatcagcctaggcacaacttttgggggacttctcCCCTTTCAAGCTCCCgatagcaaatgagaaaatgacctccAAATTGCATTTTCGCAAGATACTAAATTACACTTCTATTGTCAGTGTCTTCTTGTGATGTTTGAGGGATCACTAGTAATTTTAGCCTGCTTCTCTCGACCAACCCCTTCTCCACCTGACAAAATTGGGTCAAgatgtagagcaggggtgtcaaattaATTTCAgtccaggggccacatacagccagtTTTGTCAGGTGGGCTGGACCAGTCACTCAATTGTGAAATGTTGCAAATTTCTTTCTGCTTCATATCGGACtcacattgctagtcaatcatctgGAGGTGGATGTCAGCAGGCATATCAGGGGCATGAACTGTAAATGCAAAGATGGGCACACAAAAAAAGGCAAATTCTTTCCcaagtattgaaaacctgaaatctcagacacttGCAGCACCTTTGTAATGGGCCAGAGATGTATCTCGTTTTGACATtcttagttttttcccccttactaCAAGTCTGGGGCAGGGTTAATTCATCTAATTCATCCAGGACCCCAGGCCTAATGTTTGGCACCCCTGATGTAGAGAGTCATTAAGATCACACCTCACTAGAGACCGATGACTGCTTCTGATGGTGGTGAGCTGTTGAGGTGGTTTCTGGTAGGACTGTATCTAGAGACACAGTGGTTACAGCCTTGAGACAGTTCCTGTACCTTAAAATATAGAGCTTCAAGTCTAATGTATTTATCCACATCTTTTATGTTTACCCAGGTGGACTCTCCTAAAGACAATTCTACATTCCATGCCATTTTAATTGTCCTGGCAATAATAGCCATGTACAACTTTGGTAAGTCAAACAATTTAGTTTGCATTTAGTTTAGATGTCTAAGCTGAAGATTCCTTTCCAACCCCCATGTCCAGTTGttgttgttacctccgccaaggaggtaatgttatttttattgttttgggTTGCGttggttttgtctgtctgtttgtctttttgtctgtctgtcaactcAAAAACTTGcaaacggatttggctgaaactttgtagagttgttagtaatgacccaaggaataagtgattaaattctggtggtgatccagagcacaaaccggaaccaggacctttttaaagattcttcaccattgctggcctatacatctagatgcccctaatgaccagaaattgaattatgggaaggcagaaagacttaagcaCTATTCTGACGGGactatgtatggacatggggtaatgtgatttttatctcaggacgtcggtaaaagAAATGGACGATTctgactggattgaaatatctcagtaaacggacagaaagtaggaggggttactcatcacgcacctgTGACTGCCCTTGTCACCACGCGCGTGCCAAATccacaatataggcctattgttgatTTTTGAGCACGTTATTGCGTATCCATGGAGGcttttggtcccgtggaacaattctgataattgcctgttggtttactaacccatcaaaatccaatCATTTGGAGAGCGCGTTTGAacatgctgtctgattttgacagcgatcacagcttggaacaaccccctaaaaataaaataaaagtttaggcctactgcaaggctgtaatgtttgcaaaTCTGGAGAGATTGGATAGCCTATATTGTGCGTTTtgtgcacttaaccagacatctttacatagcaTCGCATTCGGATGGGATTAGTTATTACCGAGGGTAATTCATCCGGACCattttacaggaggtaaaacttgcggtgaagtttacccgacatactctgctatctttactgacgcgttcggacgggactacatttcccggttattgttactttaccccaggtcctccCATTAAACTAGTTCCGTCGGAATAGGGCTCTAGGTAGTAAAataatagtcaaatgttctatcaagcagcttcctcggcggaggtctgcgctctctgagtgcttgttgttgttgttgttcctcttcttctcattattattattgttactattgttGCAGTTGGTTCCTTAAACCTCAGATCTGGCCCTTCTGGAGGTACTCTGAATATCAGCACAGTGAGTCCGGTCCTGAAAGTCACCAGCGACCGCACCTTCGCCATCCGCATGTCGATGGACCAGCGCTACCCGTCACATCCTGCGCGCTTTGACGACGTCCCCCAGGCCCTGAGTGCAGAGTGTCCGTCCAGCGGCAGGCACAGCTGGCTGGTGGAGGTTCAGGGACACTGGGACATAGGAGTGGCCTACAAGAACATCAGCAGGAAGGGAAGCCACGGCGTGAGACTTGGGACCAACAGGGAATCCTGGAGCATCCGACACGAAAAGTCAACGGGACGCCTGGTTGCCTTGCATGACAACATCCGGACAAAGATCAAAAGAACCATAGAGAGTGATATGATACAGAGAATAGTCATTGCTGTTGATTTTGATTTGGGTGTCATCACTTTTGCTAAGAGAGGACAGAAGCTGCAGAATCTTTATGCCTTCAAGGCTACCCtcagtcagcctgtctgtctaggTATTGGCCTGTACAGTGTGGATCCCCAAAGCACTGTCACTATTGTGTAGTGTAGGGCTGGACTGTAGAGTAGATGCTTATCTATGCGTATGAGCCTCTCCTCAAACCAAGTTTTCTTCCACACAATTTTACTGTAGACCTAAATGATACAGCAAAATATGATAGCCGTCAcgatcagtgttgggcaagttactcaaaactgtagtacattactgattacatgttgctGTCTTTTCAAAGTAATCCCTTGCATAACAATATTACTACATTTAAAATGTTACActtttacactacttttgcattactttagttgctttcgccaaaataactgtaggcctaaatatggatctagcGATTTAcaatgtaaatcaagctcatgagtaaCGACTTTTTCAGCTCCTGTCCAAGAGGTGTTTTGGTAGTATTCTGACTAAAACTACAAGGTTCAGCATTAGCgtatttctgacccaccacagtgaacaccattactgtgttacagcaaaaagtaggcctaatgcattacagtaatacaTTACTTTCATAAGGCtacgttactcccaacactggtcacGATACATGTGATAAGGTCAAGGCCTCCAATAGCAGCAACACAATATTATGGTTCTGATGCCATACTTCATttttataggtttttttttctttaaagactTTTTGCTGAGTATGCAAACATACTGTTTGTGTGCAATACCAAGTTTGCCTTACTTTGCAgttgtatttttatttatgtgTTGTAAATAAATTGTAAATACAAAAAATGCCAATGAAATCATGAGTGACTGTGTGCCTATTCATaacattttctttgtttttatctTGGTGTGTTGAGTACTCAGCAGAACTGCACTGGGGCAAAAAAGGCACATGCTGTCTCCAGTGTCCAGTTGATAATGTAGGCTACGCAGATCCACGGCCCTAACTGCTAGGTGCGAAACTGAAAGTGTTCTGCAACCTTTCAGGATGTGGTGACCCGaagccctatggttaagaatccttGCACTAGACAGTGGCATATTATTTGCAGATAATAATTAATTGTAatagggtgaacattggtaaagtgggacaactggtaaagtgggacagttaacatttatcatcaatatcttcacgttgctttactgtagccaattaaatcttttggatacattttctctagcatgtaatgtttaaaatataatattaagtgCGGTTGTGATGTCTTCCTGGGGGGTGTGATAACATGTCATTCAAAGgctgaaccaaaaaaaaaactatgatTTTGAAAATGACATAGCAATCTGAGGTCAATAATGTTAAGGGCCTAGCACTTTAAATATTGATGTTAGGCCTCAGCAACTGTTTTCATATGAAATGTGACTTCATTAAGAATCATCTTGTTAAAAATTCATTAATTTTTTGAATACAATATTTTAATAATGGGCACATTTCCCACTGTCCCActttggtaaagtgggacagggcacattttttatggtgaaacagcaaatagtgtattattttttttaactagaaatgcactcagagagcgcagacctccgccaaggaagttcagttcctttTTAGACACAATTAGGCTATatgtgtcatgatgtggtgtcatccatgtagatgtagacctgttcagaaaattgaaccgtgaagttgtaaccaaattatatctgtctccattataattaggcctaggtctacagtaccatgttcctctggttagctgtggcctgtttagttcacctgtgattgtggtaggcctattggcaaagtgattgagATTTGCAAATGCTTATTGAAGCTCACAGGTTGCTATTTGACAAATGTTTAACATTTACAAAAGAAATATGATAGACAGCATGCCTTTCATACATTTTAAAATCTCAAATCCAGAGAAAACATGGTTGTCAAGTGTACTACATCCCTCAGATCCGCATTTCACAGAGGCTAATAACTTAATAATAGTCCAACTATTTATACAATTCTTGTTGTAGCCTAGTTTATTTGCATGTTTCACGGATAAGTTGTGGCTCGTTGAGGGCGGCGCCGAGTTCACTGACGCCACTGTCATTGCAACAGAATtgttggagatcaggctggtcattccataaccgcaagcgttgtcaatatgattttctagtcattacatacaatttaatttGCCTGTTAACAGATGACTTGCATGGATCCATTAATTCATCCCATGTTTGTTCACCAACTAGGCCTAGTTGAAAACTTAATTTGGAGCTTGAAAGACGTGACCCCTTTCCTTTGTTGCTAACGTCTGCAAACGCAGACGCAGCGCAGAGCTCAGAGAGCTGGCAGTGACAATGTTGCCGGTAATTTcgccatattttttttttgcgtcAGATGATGGAGTAGGCTACATGGATCAATCAGTGGATGAGCTGTAGACCTATTGAATTACAATATATATACAGAGGCCTATATATTTTAACAGGGTCATGTTTTTTTTAGACATTAAAATTGGGATAGAATGAGGTAGGATTTGGAAAGCTATTGCGGGGAGCGGTGTGTCTGATGCTTTTGCTTGGACTTCACGTTTCACAGAGGCTATAATAACTTTGAACAGTCCAACTACACTCTGTTGTGTGCTGGCCGTATGGCCGTAATTGATAGTAATCGGAGTACTTGAATAATTATGACAGACGACacacctaggcctacatttcaaatGAAGAAACTGGTTTAACATCATTTCTGCCCTTGTGTTTGGGATTCTTTTTTGCTGCGCAATCAACGCACTGAAAATAAGCACATGAATGTAAAATCACAACATCAATGCATTGAAAGTTTGTCTGGTTAATCCCAATCTGTGGTGCATACCGTAGCCTATTTATGTTTTACCCTCACCCGTGCGTAAATATGGACCTTTTCTGGCCACTTGCACAATGTTCCACAACATTCCACGGTCACATGTGTGGGATTGTAGTGATTGTAGGCAATGATAATTCTATGacgatatgaagagttcagatgcaaaaccccctaagtgccttttcagaaaataatcttaattcatttttatttaatacaaagctatcaaaattgcatatttttccattttatttatgtaatataactatttatatgtattatcaagtacataaatgtaaaccaaaccaacaacggggttctctaaaaatatagaagtgcaagtcttcagaaatggagttagggttttttgcatctgaactcttcatgtagtGTAACATTTAATAGGGTCATGGTCACgcagtttcttctttttttcaaccAAATATTCTCCATTGCCTTTCGACTATGATACTCTTTTCTTTGGCATTCGGTAGTTTGAAATGGGTTTTCTTTTGATATGACAAACGCGTAAATAATAAAAGTTTAAAATCAAAATACACTCCTCCCAATTAAAATTTGCCCCGGGTTTGTAATGGGGAAAACCGAGAAAACTTTGCTGTGATAGTGTTGAAGTTCAAGCCCTGTTGATGTTAATTTACGACCTGGTATGCCGCAAATAGTTTATGCTGTTTAATGAGTGAAAACGTAGAGCACTGAAATAAGCCAAGACACAATCCTGTTTTGAAACAAACGGTGGCACTGGCACTCAGTCATGGGCATATGTACAGAAACAGAAGAAACAAGTGTTTTATCTGATCAGCGAGGGCCCGGAGTAAAGGAAAAACAGGTCCCTGTTGAGGGAGCCAATGTAACATCAGCTCCCCCCCACAAAAATGTACAAACATAAGTGTATCAAAAGCCCAGGAATTGCTACAGCTTTACGTGTACAATATCACGTCTTTAGTTAaccaggttacatttaatgaaaGAAATGCCTTGTCAGTGTCTCCAAGAAAACCCAAACACATCTGAAAGGTCCCTCGGCCAAAAAATGCTCACACAATAAAAGAGAAGACAACGTTTTCCACTGTAGCTTGTAATTCATATCGATATCACAGACAACTGAAGTCAGTTCATGAATCATGAAATAAAGTCATCATCATAACTGCATTGTTGCAGGCAACCACACGATTCTACACTGTAAAATACACTTGCCTTTCTAACATCTGCTTCAGTAACTAGACccgctcccccctcccctcccaataTAATACATCCAATGACTTAACTCCCTCCTCTAGGCTGGGTCCACCAGACACCGGGGTGGCACTGGCTGGGGCTCCCAAGCAGCATGAGGGCTCAACAGCCCCACAGAGGGCAGGGAATGGGTTTGAAGTGGTGGGCTACAGGGGTgaggaggtgtgagtgtgtgtgtgtgtctctctctcgagTACTGTGGGAGCTATCACACTAACTACGGTTTTCAAGAAGAGCTTGGACAGGTGTATAAAGTGAGAACATGAATAATGCCAGACAGTATGGAgtaaaagggggaggagagacaaAGTCGAGGGGGGGGAAAAATCATTCATAATTCAGTTCAGCATGTTTAaagtaacaataacaataataataaaaatactaaaataataataaaagtcaTAAAGGCAAAGGAATATGATGTAAAGAAAAGAATGTCATGATATCAGGTATGGGGAAGGGGAGGCAGGGGACCCTTTTGAACGAGATAAGCttggtcatcatcatcaccattatcatcatcatcatcatcatcatcaatactcCGAGCCGGAGGAACTGTCTGAGTGTTTGGAGGCCAAGATGACGTCATCCAAAATGGCTTCCCCGTCAGAGCTCTCGTATTCGCCTTGCGTCATGCTGTCGCCGCCGTCCATCTCCAGGCCGCCGGCCTCCATCTTTACATCGAAGGACTGCGATAGGAAGTGCTGGGATGTCATCTCGCCCCCGTCCTCCAGGTCTTCCTCCTCCATCATGTAGGCTCCGTCCGAGACCagggtctcctcctcctcctcctcttcctccccgtcgtcgtcctcctccccGAGAAGCGGGTCTTCCGGCTGGGTGGGCACGAGGTAGGCCTGCCCCTTCTTGGGGATCACAGAGTGCTGCGAGAGCAGCCGGTGGAATAGGCTCTCCGGCAGGAAGCCCTggaggcacaggaggaggaggtgagaacaCATGCTGGAAAACCAGGCTATGGCTGAACACAAGGccttaaaaaggtgcactgtgtaggatggtggccagaataggttttgcagctatgctgctcattgaaactgtgctgcctattgcctatctttccatgaatatacagaaaataattaactaaatatttactagtatgagcaaagcatagtaagttttgcagccaaaaatggctatttctggaaattcaaaatggcggacatcgagaatatccaccttttcatgtatgaaaagtacaaattTCCAAAtcatatgaatacttagaatttgatagtggtggtacatttttgtggaaaaggtaacatgtgaacgggcagcatgaattctcggAATAAACGACTAAAAACAGTGCACCATGCACCTTCAAAGCTGGACAATATACAGAGCAAAACACAAACAACTAATCCCTTCTTTTTTCTGTGCAGCTGTTCTACAAGTAGAACGTTTTTTTTCCAGACTAACAACCAATTTCCCCTAAATAAACACATTGCGTACTAATAAATGAATGAGGACTTACAGAGCTGCGAACGGCTTCAGACCATTCTGGAGCGACAGCGTGGTCTGGGTTCTCTTCCAGATGCTCCCTCAGGTGTTGAAGTGCTGGCCCATAAATGCCAGTGTACTGTAGAACAAGAAAGGAAACCACGCAAAACCTCAGATACATGTACCAGGTCATACTTGTataacacacactcagacacgaaAAGAGTGGCCCTGTACTAtaatgtaaaaaacaaacaaacaaaaaaagacatgtgGAATTCTTCAGATACTTGTACCCAGTGAAATGTATGAAACATCACACAGATAACTGCTGTTTAGAAAACTCTCGCTCACCTTCTTTCCTGTCTTCATGTTAATTACTTTCACCCGCTCACTGCCAGTGAATTCGCCTGctttctcagtcctcctcctcctccgctttcGTTTGGTCCTGTTCACCAACAACTAGGAAATAATGACGACAGTATGAAAAACACTGCAAGTATTTGGAAAGGTGGTAAAAATGATGGCCACGAAATCTAAAGCCATACCAATAAGTTCAACAATGACCCCCAGCTGCAAGAAGCATTAACTTCTCAAACTAACAAAGCAGCCTTGACTTAACATGTAAATACTGTATTTTTCACAAGTCATGCCTTAAATTTAAATCATCAAATTTCTTCTTTCTCCAAACACTTTATATACAAAGGGATCAGGATTTCAGGTAGCCTAATTCAAGCTCGCCATTCCAGAGTGGTCCTACGGTGGACATTCTAGAGTGGACATTCTTATAATGAGCGTTCCAGAGTGGACATTCTAGAGTGGACATTCTTATAGTGAGCGTTCCACAGAAGTCCGGGTAAAACCCCCACCTCCAGCATGTCTCCCTCCACCTCGTAGTCTGGGTTCTCCTTCAGCCAGTTGGGCAGGTCCCGTCTGCGTGGGGCCCTCTCTCCTGCGCTCATCACATCCACAGACGCTCCTTCCGTCTCTAGTAgctgcacacacagagggagggaggagagcagaggggacgtttggtaaacatacacaaaaaaatgtgtacacacacacaaacgtctgtgCATACTACCCCTTCCAAAATCACAGTTGGATTATCTACCTGCAACCATACATTTAATGTACATGCAAAACTGCTGCCTGGTCTTTAGCCTTAAGTAAAAGAAAGGTGATAGTCAAAAGAGCATCTCCAGCTGACATGTTGTCCAATTTGTGGAGCCCTTACCTCATGGTCTTTTCGCTTTTTGCGGTAACTTCCTTCTCCATTGGAAATTAGGGCTTGTTTTGAAAAGGTCAACTTCAACCCTTCCTCCTGCAGACAGCAAAGCAACACATGGCAAAAGGGTTAGAAAATAAGCCAATGAGGGCGCAGCCCCATAACGGCTCATTCACACTGCAAGCTTGGGGCGTAGGCAAATGTATCCATGCTCAGTCCGAAAGGGTTAGAAAACATCAAAAT
This genomic interval from Engraulis encrasicolus isolate BLACKSEA-1 chromosome 16, IST_EnEncr_1.0, whole genome shotgun sequence contains the following:
- the LOC134465954 gene encoding E3 ubiquitin-protein ligase TRIM15-like, producing MDSPLSELETAIRTGDPAVDPPLSELETRRWTRRYPNWRPGSGPAAIRTGDPAVDPPLSELETRRWTRRYPNWRPGGGPAAIRPGDPAVDRRYPNWRPGGGPAAIRAFPMAIGQTGIARETKGTTMEKESEVVVRQRAGHHPVDDKWNNQVDSPKDNSTFHAILIVLAIIAMYNFVGSLNLRSGPSGGTLNISTVSPVLKVTSDRTFAIRMSMDQRYPSHPARFDDVPQALSAECPSSGRHSWLVEVQGHWDIGVAYKNISRKGSHGVRLGTNRESWSIRHEKSTGRLVALHDNIRTKIKRTIESDMIQRIVIAVDFDLGVITFAKRGQKLQNLYAFKATLSQPVCLGIGLYSVDPQSTVTIV